A part of Paenibacillus sp. IHBB 10380 genomic DNA contains:
- the galE gene encoding UDP-glucose 4-epimerase GalE, whose amino-acid sequence MAILVTGGAGYIGSHTVAALLDLGEEVVVIDNLQTGHREALLGGKLYEGDLRDKALLAKLFNENEIDAVIHFAANSLVGESMQNPVKYYDNNVFGTLCLLEVMDAANVRKIVFSSTAATYGDPEKVPIVEGDRTEPTNVYGETKLMMERMMSWFDKVLGIKYVALRFFNAAGAHASGRIGEDHRPESHLIPLVLQVALKQRENIAVFGENYPTPDGTCVRDYIHVSDLADAHYRAVSYLRNGKDSNVFNLGNGQGFSVKEVIETAKKVTGLDIPVVVQERRAGDPATLVASSDKARSVLGWKPAHDSLDNIIQSAWSWHQSHPQGYGEWISNRAYARE is encoded by the coding sequence ATGGCAATCTTAGTCACAGGCGGAGCAGGATATATTGGTTCACATACTGTCGCTGCATTATTGGATCTAGGAGAAGAAGTTGTCGTTATTGATAACCTCCAGACTGGACATCGTGAAGCACTTCTTGGAGGTAAGTTGTACGAAGGGGATCTACGTGATAAAGCTTTGTTAGCCAAGCTATTCAATGAGAACGAGATTGACGCAGTAATCCATTTTGCAGCTAACTCTCTTGTAGGAGAAAGTATGCAGAATCCTGTTAAATACTATGATAATAACGTGTTTGGCACGCTGTGTCTGTTAGAAGTTATGGATGCTGCTAATGTTCGTAAAATTGTGTTCTCTTCCACAGCAGCTACCTACGGTGATCCTGAGAAGGTACCTATTGTGGAAGGAGACCGCACAGAACCTACGAATGTCTACGGTGAAACGAAGCTGATGATGGAGCGGATGATGTCATGGTTCGATAAAGTGTTAGGCATTAAATATGTAGCATTACGTTTCTTCAATGCGGCAGGTGCACATGCAAGTGGGCGAATAGGTGAAGACCATCGTCCAGAGAGTCATCTCATTCCGCTTGTATTGCAAGTAGCGCTGAAGCAACGGGAGAATATCGCTGTGTTCGGCGAAAATTATCCGACTCCAGATGGCACGTGTGTTCGTGATTATATTCATGTCAGTGACTTAGCAGATGCTCATTATCGAGCTGTAAGCTACTTACGTAATGGTAAAGACAGTAATGTATTTAATCTGGGTAACGGACAAGGATTCTCTGTGAAAGAAGTCATTGAGACAGCGAAGAAAGTTACGGGTCTTGATATTCCTGTCGTTGTACAGGAGCGCCGTGCAGGAGATCCAGCTACATTGGTAGCTTCATCTGACAAAGCGCGTAGTGTATTAGGATGGAAGCCCGCTCATGATAGTCTAGATAATATTATTCAAAGTGCTTGGAGCTGGCACCAATCCCATCCACAAGGTTATGGAGAATG